The nucleotide window CCCCGAACCACAGTTACACTGGCATTTCATACCCCGCTATAATCATGAAGTAGATTTTGCCGGGCATATCTTCGATGACCCTCATTTTGGCCACATGCATCCCCGGCCCCTTAAGGATATATCCCCTGAGGTGCGTGATAAAATTGCCACTAGAATAAGAGAATTTTTGTGAATCTATTTTTCTGTGAATCTATTTTTTCTTTTCCTTCAAACGAGTGTTGAGATCCTGTATTGCCTCTTCCACCTGGAGGCGTACGTACCATTTTTCATCGTCCATGGCATTTAAAAGGGGCTTAATAGCCCGTTCATCTCCAATTTTCCCCAGTGCTCCTGCGGCATGCCGGCGTACACTCACGTCCTCATCTTTCAATGCCTCGATTAAGTCCGGTACTGCTTTTTCATCACCGATCATGCCCAGAGCTTCTTCAGCTGCACTGCGGAAGCTGAAATCCTCCACTTTAAGTGCTTCCAGTAACTGATCAACGGCCCTTGGATCACCTAAACGGCCCAGGGCCAGGGCTACGGTGTTTCTGATCCTTTCATCCTTGAGTGATTCTAATAGAGGTAGGAGTGCCCGTTCATCACCAATTTCCCCCAGTGCCTCGGCAGTGTGCTGACGAACATACCATTTTTCATCGCGAAGAGATTGTAAAAGGAAGGGAGTAGCTTCACTGTCACCTATTTTTCCCAGGGAACTGGCAGCATTCCACCGTACATCACTATCCCCATCATTTAACGCCCCAATAATGGCTTTAACTACTTTTTTGTCCTTAAATTTTCCCAGAGCCCGGGCAGCAGTGGCTCGATTTTTACTGTCACTTTTCTGTAGTGCTTTTATAAGACCGTTAACATTCCCCTCACTTTCAAGCTTAGCCACATCAGGGTTGAAATCGAACAATCCCATTGTTTATCCCCCTTATAAACATATCCTTCAGAATTACCATAGATCTAGTTACAATTTAGTTTCACTGACCATGGTTCCTTTTTCGGCGTATTCCCGGAATTTTTCCATGTAATTACAGGCATCAGGGAAGAGATCATTGAATTCCACGAATTTCCGTAATTTGCTTATGGTGGAAACATCCATCACATGTTCCATGGAACAGGCATCATCTTCTGCTATTTCCGGATCCACACCCATCAATACCAGGAAGTCCTTGAGCAGGTGGTGACGGCAGCTTACCTCCTGGGCAATTTTGATTCCATCATCCATTAGTTCAATTGTGCCATAACGCTCGTAGGAAACCATGTTCATTTTTGAAAGCTTTTTAACAGCCTCAACCACGCTAGGAGGTTTTACTCCCAAGATCTCGGCCACATCTTTCACTCTAATGGCTCCCTGTTCCTGCTGCAATGAGTACATGGCCTCCAGATAATCTTCTACACTGCGGGTTATTTTCATGGAATCTGTCATTGTAATTTATTCTGTTCTTTTTATTCTATTAACCTTTTCTTATCCACAGTATTCAAAGTAAGATATGGACTTTGAATCCTTCTCTCTGTCCTCTGTTCTGAAATCTTTATACAAACCTAATGGAAAGCCTTATAAACCCTAATATACTTATAGAGTCAGCATAGATAGATTAAGGTGAAGATTGGAATAGTAGTTTTAATTGAATTTAGGAAATAAATTCTGATAGAGGGATATGTAGATGCCAAACTTCAGTATGGAAATGGCCATTTTAACCAGCATGATACTGGGCCTTATAATGGCTTTTTTTAATGTGGGGGGCGTATTTGCCCTGGTTATAGTGGGATTTGTAGCCGTTTTCCTTACCAAAGATGAAGACGCCAGTTATAAAGTTGGTGCACTGGCAGCAATTTTATTGGCCCTCCTTTACTTTGTAATCTGCCTGTTCACTCCCCCAGATTTACCATATCAGCTCCCCAATGCCGTGACCATAGGAGTGGGTTATGCTGTTGACGGTCTTTTCACCCTGGTTCTGGGACTGATGGTTAGTGTGATTATCTATGGATTGTTTGGATCCATTGGTGGTTATTTCGCAGATAAACTTTTCAAATCCCAGGATAAACCCAAAAATCCCCGGATCAGTGAAAGACCCAAAAGGATCATTAAAAGGAAACAAAAACCCCAGAGAAGAACCCTTAACCGCAGATAATTCCTTATTAATTTTAATACAGTGATATTTATGAATAACATAATTGTGGTTGGATCAGGAGCTGGTGGGGCAACTGTTGCCCGGGAACTAGCCATTCAGGGGATGGATGTCACTCTAATTGAGAAGGGTAGTAGTGTTCCCAGTGAAAAGGCATTTCAGTGTTACGACAACCTGGATGTAGGGGTGGAACTTCTTAAAACCACCTGTCTGGGAGGCACCACCCTGGTAACTGCCGGAAATGCCGTTCGAACCTGCCAGCAGGAATTTCAAAAGTTAGGAATTGATCTTTCCGGTGAATTTGAGGAAGTAGAGGCAGAATTGAAGGTAGGTCCTCTGCCAGACACTCATTTTGGAGAAGGCACCATGAAGATCATGGAAGCCTCTGCTTCACTGGGGTTAACCATGGAGAAAATGCCCAAATTCATTAATCCCGCAGAATGTGTACCCTGTGGTAAGTGCGCCTTTGGTTGTCCACGCAATGCCAAGTGGAGTTCCCTGGAATATCTGGCTGAAGCTGAAAAGCACGGAGCTCATATTGTGGATAACAGTCCAATAACCCGGATCATGACCCCTGCAGGGCAGGTTAAAGGTGTAGAGATATTAAACTCTGAAAATGGAGTTAAAAAGGAATACATTGCAGATACAGTTATATTATGTTCCGGGGCAATTGAAACTCCCCGATTATTAAGATCAGCTGGTTTAACTGCGGGTGAGCGCTTATTTGTAGACACTTTTGTCACGGTAGGTGGTGTACTACCGGGTATTAATTTTTATAAGGAAGTATCCATGAATGGATTGTATAAAAAGGAGAAGAGATTCATACTATCTCCACATTATTCCAGTTTGCTGACATCCCCAAACCAGGTAACAGAAAAGGATATACTGGGAATAATGGTCAAGATACCCGATGAATCCTCCGGTCGTGTGGATGCGAGTGGTGTGTTCAAACAGAGCACCTCCCAGGATGTGGGTTTAATGGCTGAAGGATGCGCTGCTGCTGGGGCCATACTCACCGAGGCCGGTGTTAGCCCGGATACTCTGGTTTCCACTCCAG belongs to Methanobacterium formicicum and includes:
- a CDS encoding HEAT repeat domain-containing protein, which translates into the protein MGLFDFNPDVAKLESEGNVNGLIKALQKSDSKNRATAARALGKFKDKKVVKAIIGALNDGDSDVRWNAASSLGKIGDSEATPFLLQSLRDEKWYVRQHTAEALGEIGDERALLPLLESLKDERIRNTVALALGRLGDPRAVDQLLEALKVEDFSFRSAAEEALGMIGDEKAVPDLIEALKDEDVSVRRHAAGALGKIGDERAIKPLLNAMDDEKWYVRLQVEEAIQDLNTRLKEKKK
- a CDS encoding metal-dependent transcriptional regulator; translated protein: MTDSMKITRSVEDYLEAMYSLQQEQGAIRVKDVAEILGVKPPSVVEAVKKLSKMNMVSYERYGTIELMDDGIKIAQEVSCRHHLLKDFLVLMGVDPEIAEDDACSMEHVMDVSTISKLRKFVEFNDLFPDACNYMEKFREYAEKGTMVSETKL
- a CDS encoding FAD-dependent oxidoreductase, giving the protein MNNIIVVGSGAGGATVARELAIQGMDVTLIEKGSSVPSEKAFQCYDNLDVGVELLKTTCLGGTTLVTAGNAVRTCQQEFQKLGIDLSGEFEEVEAELKVGPLPDTHFGEGTMKIMEASASLGLTMEKMPKFINPAECVPCGKCAFGCPRNAKWSSLEYLAEAEKHGAHIVDNSPITRIMTPAGQVKGVEILNSENGVKKEYIADTVILCSGAIETPRLLRSAGLTAGERLFVDTFVTVGGVLPGINFYKEVSMNGLYKKEKRFILSPHYSSLLTSPNQVTEKDILGIMVKIPDESSGRVDASGVFKQSTSQDVGLMAEGCAAAGAILTEAGVSPDTLVSTPARGAHPGGTAAVGEVVDKNLETEIENLFVADASVFPRAPGAPPVLTILALAKRLAKHVVSLNQ